In Polaribacter sp. Hel_I_88, the following proteins share a genomic window:
- a CDS encoding endonuclease, producing MIKKNILLLCILSSTFSFAQQTYYNDVNLNLTGLTLKEELATKIISTHSQFLFYDQIWGASKITDVNPSNNQQVLLIYGFENGSDADVTNDRVRGIDNNSGNSGDWNREHVFSQSLGTPPLSDAGPGSDAHHLRPADAQRNSSRNNRKFTTGSGFSGIQQNGGWFPGDEWKGDVARMMMYMYVRYNNRCLPTNIGIGDNSTTPDDMIDLFLQWNVDDPVSDFEKKRNTYHENTTNQNAQGNRNPFIDNPILATRIWGGTKAEDSWGIYTSNDSQAPSTPTNLTISNNTTFSIDLSWEASTDNVAVSSYDVFLDGNLFINTTNTSVTINQLNSDTNYTFTVLAKDIVNNTSAQSEAISESTLKDTEAPSIPSNITISNETTTSFVVSWDAATDNTAVLEYEVFLDGNIITSVSETMFTVTNLATATSYSVQILAIDKVGNKSDLSDTIIATTNSNNTNATEIFFSEYLEGSSNNKALELVNLTDADIDLSPYSIKRQSNGGLNGAEWEFNFPLSGKTIKSQDVFVIVNEAAGEHPASKSQKGRIAGDFLIAIADSIRVHNGDTNFGAPLNFNGDDPIGLFKNDILIDIIGTYNSGQIAFGIDKTLRRKINITQPNINFDLSNEWDVVDKDNADDFGQHSAIVLSTTSFSKNDIQFYPNPVKDFINITNKTNREIKHITIYNMLGKKVFFQKNPTHNINIKKISKGIYMLTFEVENKMYKSKIIKY from the coding sequence ATGATTAAAAAAAATATCCTTTTATTATGTATTTTGAGCTCAACATTTTCGTTTGCGCAACAAACGTACTATAATGATGTTAATTTAAATTTAACTGGTCTTACTTTAAAAGAGGAGTTAGCAACTAAAATTATTAGCACACATTCTCAATTTTTGTTTTACGACCAAATTTGGGGCGCTAGTAAAATTACAGATGTTAACCCAAGCAATAACCAACAAGTTTTATTAATCTATGGTTTTGAAAACGGTTCAGATGCTGATGTAACCAATGATCGAGTACGTGGAATTGATAACAACAGTGGAAATTCAGGAGATTGGAATCGAGAACATGTTTTTTCTCAATCGTTAGGCACGCCTCCATTATCGGATGCTGGTCCAGGTTCTGATGCGCATCATTTAAGACCTGCAGATGCACAAAGAAACTCATCTAGAAATAACAGAAAATTTACAACAGGTTCTGGGTTTTCTGGTATTCAACAAAACGGAGGTTGGTTTCCAGGTGATGAATGGAAAGGTGATGTTGCAAGAATGATGATGTATATGTATGTGCGTTACAATAATAGATGCTTACCAACAAATATCGGCATTGGAGACAACTCTACTACTCCAGATGATATGATAGATTTGTTTTTACAATGGAATGTAGATGATCCTGTTTCAGATTTTGAAAAGAAACGAAATACTTATCATGAAAATACTACAAATCAAAATGCACAAGGAAATAGAAATCCTTTTATAGACAATCCTATTTTAGCAACTAGAATTTGGGGTGGCACAAAAGCAGAAGATTCTTGGGGAATTTATACAAGTAATGATTCTCAAGCCCCTTCTACTCCAACAAATTTAACTATATCAAATAACACTACTTTTTCAATTGATTTATCTTGGGAAGCATCCACAGATAATGTAGCTGTTTCAAGCTATGATGTTTTTCTTGATGGCAATTTATTTATAAATACAACCAATACATCTGTAACAATAAATCAATTAAATTCTGACACAAATTACACGTTTACTGTTTTAGCAAAAGACATCGTTAATAATACATCAGCTCAAAGTGAAGCCATTAGTGAATCAACTTTAAAAGATACAGAAGCACCAAGTATTCCTTCAAATATTACAATTAGTAATGAAACAACAACTTCTTTCGTTGTTTCTTGGGATGCAGCAACAGATAATACTGCAGTCTTAGAATATGAAGTTTTTTTAGATGGAAACATAATCACTTCAGTTTCAGAAACCATGTTTACAGTTACTAATTTAGCAACTGCCACATCCTATTCAGTTCAAATTTTAGCAATAGACAAAGTCGGAAATAAATCTGATTTAAGTGATACAATAATTGCAACAACAAATAGTAACAATACTAATGCTACTGAAATTTTCTTTTCAGAATATCTGGAAGGGTCATCAAACAATAAAGCTTTAGAACTAGTAAATTTAACAGATGCTGATATTGATCTAAGTCCTTATAGTATAAAAAGACAAAGCAATGGAGGATTAAATGGTGCAGAATGGGAGTTCAATTTTCCGCTTTCAGGAAAAACAATCAAATCTCAAGATGTTTTTGTAATTGTAAATGAAGCTGCAGGAGAACACCCAGCAAGCAAATCTCAAAAAGGAAGAATTGCTGGAGATTTTTTAATTGCAATTGCAGATTCTATTCGAGTACATAATGGAGACACTAATTTTGGAGCACCACTAAATTTTAATGGAGATGACCCAATAGGCTTATTTAAAAACGATATTTTAATCGATATTATTGGTACTTATAACAGTGGTCAAATAGCATTTGGAATCGATAAAACGTTAAGAAGAAAAATAAATATCACACAACCAAACATTAATTTCGACTTATCAAACGAATGGGATGTTGTTGATAAAGACAATGCCGATGATTTTGGGCAACATAGTGCAATTGTTCTTTCAACTACTTCTTTTTCTAAAAACGATATACAATTTTATCCAAATCCTGTAAAGGACTTTATAAATATAACTAACAAAACAAATCGTGAAATAAAACACATTACGATTTATAATATGTTAGGAAAAAAAGTTTTTTTTCAAAAAAATCCTACTCATAATATTAACATTAAAAAAATATCAAAAGGAATCTATATGCTTACTTTTGAAGTCGAAAATAAAATGTATAAATCAAAAATAATTAAATATTAA
- a CDS encoding endonuclease produces the protein MKKLLLLALTMFSFTFFAQQSYYNDVDLTLSGMQLKDALATKTIAAHTRFLEYTSSGPDVWDATIATDDNVNFSGDVVLFYGWENGTDNDDTNDYSRDNRYQDNGSGDPFAWNREHVFPQSLSNPPMNTEIPGASTDAHHLRAADRVRNSTRNNRKFGRGSGTSNFSNLDFHEGLDGPNTAAWYPGDQWKGDTARMMMYMYLRYGSVCLPTAVGVGSKKFTPDEMIDLFLKWNAEDPVSDIEIARNTYHADLSNRAAQGNRNPFIDNPYLATRIWGGESAEDIWGIYKSTDTQAPTTPINVTLSNISLNSIDVSWDASTDNIGVTGYNIFVDGVLTAQTANTSISITDLNTNTAYSFTIVAKDLINNMSAASTPVNGTTLQDANPPSIPTNVVVSNETDTSFKISWTASTDNNAVSAYEIYIDNILNGTTSNTFFTVNGLTKSTTYSVEVLAVDTDNNKSDKTTAISATTSAGAFNGVSELFISEYTEPAAGSGNQKAIEIVNLSGATINLSAYSIQKQSNGGSWVDDYPLGNGNIIPGDVFVIVHADVSEQILIDEADLYGPPNIDTFPYQFGSPMNFNGNDPIGLYKNGFLIDIIGEEDRTSDHIHNKTWRRKATIIAPNTRFDTTEWEVLPAGTLDNFGSHSSTLNTNNIVLDTFKMYPNPTNGNKVYFNLSQDTHIQIYNVLGKLVLNTKLSRDQNSINVTDLSKGVYMVKIKTGTQATLKKLIKN, from the coding sequence ATGAAGAAACTATTACTTTTAGCACTAACTATGTTCTCATTTACTTTCTTTGCCCAGCAAAGTTATTATAATGATGTAGATTTAACGCTTTCTGGCATGCAACTTAAAGATGCTTTGGCTACCAAAACAATTGCTGCACATACTCGTTTTTTAGAATATACTAGTAGTGGACCAGATGTTTGGGATGCTACAATTGCAACTGATGACAATGTTAATTTTTCTGGTGATGTTGTTTTATTCTATGGCTGGGAAAATGGCACAGATAATGATGATACCAATGATTATTCGAGAGATAATCGTTATCAAGATAATGGTAGTGGAGATCCTTTTGCTTGGAATAGAGAACATGTTTTTCCTCAATCGTTATCAAATCCGCCAATGAATACAGAAATTCCAGGTGCCTCTACAGATGCGCATCATTTAAGAGCGGCAGATAGAGTTCGTAACTCAACTAGAAATAACAGAAAATTCGGAAGAGGTTCTGGTACTTCTAATTTTTCTAACTTAGATTTTCATGAAGGATTAGATGGTCCAAATACTGCTGCTTGGTATCCAGGAGACCAATGGAAAGGAGATACTGCAAGAATGATGATGTATATGTATTTAAGATATGGTAGTGTTTGTTTACCAACTGCAGTTGGTGTAGGAAGTAAAAAATTTACACCAGATGAAATGATTGATCTATTTTTAAAATGGAATGCAGAAGATCCTGTTTCTGATATAGAAATTGCTAGAAACACCTATCATGCAGACCTTTCTAATAGAGCTGCACAAGGAAATAGAAATCCATTTATAGACAATCCATATTTAGCAACAAGAATTTGGGGAGGTGAATCTGCTGAAGATATTTGGGGTATTTACAAAAGTACAGATACACAAGCACCTACAACACCAATAAACGTAACCTTAAGTAATATTTCTTTAAATTCTATTGATGTTTCTTGGGATGCCTCAACAGATAATATAGGAGTAACAGGTTACAATATTTTTGTAGATGGCGTTTTAACAGCACAAACTGCAAATACTAGCATTTCTATTACAGATTTAAACACAAATACTGCATATTCATTTACAATTGTAGCAAAAGATTTAATTAACAATATGTCTGCTGCAAGTACTCCTGTAAACGGAACAACGTTGCAAGATGCAAATCCACCATCAATACCAACTAATGTTGTAGTTAGTAATGAAACTGATACGTCTTTTAAAATTTCTTGGACAGCTTCTACAGATAACAATGCAGTTTCAGCGTATGAAATTTATATAGATAATATTTTAAATGGAACAACTTCAAATACTTTTTTCACAGTAAATGGTTTAACTAAATCAACAACTTATAGTGTAGAAGTTTTAGCTGTAGATACAGATAATAACAAATCTGACAAGACAACTGCAATCTCTGCAACTACATCTGCAGGCGCTTTTAACGGTGTTTCAGAATTGTTTATTTCTGAATATACAGAACCTGCTGCAGGTTCAGGGAATCAAAAAGCTATTGAAATTGTAAACCTTTCTGGTGCTACCATAAATTTATCTGCTTACTCCATACAAAAACAGTCTAATGGAGGTTCTTGGGTAGATGATTATCCTTTAGGAAATGGAAATATTATTCCTGGAGACGTATTTGTAATTGTGCATGCTGATGTATCTGAACAAATACTTATTGATGAAGCAGATTTATATGGACCACCTAATATAGATACTTTTCCTTATCAATTTGGATCACCTATGAACTTTAATGGAAACGACCCAATTGGTTTATATAAAAATGGTTTTTTGATTGATATTATTGGTGAAGAAGATAGAACTAGCGACCATATTCATAACAAAACTTGGCGAAGAAAAGCAACCATTATAGCTCCAAACACAAGATTTGACACAACTGAATGGGAAGTTTTACCTGCTGGAACTTTAGATAATTTTGGAAGTCATTCATCTACCTTAAATACAAATAACATTGTTTTAGATACTTTTAAAATGTATCCAAATCCTACAAATGGTAATAAAGTGTATTTTAACTTATCACAAGATACTCATATTCAAATTTACAATGTTTTAGGAAAACTAGTTTTGAACACAAAACTTTCTAGAGACCAAAACTCTATCAATGTTACTGATTTATCAAAAGGAGTTTACATGGTTAAAATAAAAACTGGTACTCAAGCAACTTTAAAGAAATTAATAAAAAACTAA
- a CDS encoding endonuclease: MKKILLLTSLFLTFVASAQQDYYNDVDLTAEGINLKNNLATKTINEHTNFLSYTPGVWEALKVTDLNPSNTSEVLLVYGYSASGNTARSRGRDENGGDQGDWNREHTYPRSLGNPNLGSVGAGADAHHLRPSDVNYNGQRGSLKFADGSGNSGNVSGGWYPGDEWKGDIARMMMYMYIRYDSQCLPNVVGVGSSANTPDNMIDLFLKWNVEDPVSDFEIQRNTYHDSNATYAQGNRNPFIDNAYLATRIWGGDAAIDSWGIYITADDEAPTVPTNVTLSNITTTSMDVAWSASSDNEAVTKYEVFVNGTLNGNTTTTNYSITNLNPNTTYSISVLAKDIANNASAQSTVVNGTTLADLEAPSIPTNITISNQTGSSFRVNWEASTDNSGVTSYDIFVDGRLHGTSTNTSYDVTDLAVSTTYSITVLAKDAANNSSAQSNPVNGTTSDGTSDVSELFFSEYIEGNSFNKALEIVNLTSNDINLNPYTIKRQSGGVWEAPLQLLGTIFINDVYVIINSDATNADILREQDLAVANVTPMTFNGDDRIGLFKNDVLIDIIGDLDGTDTFAENVTLRRNTNVKGPTTTFNEQAEWSDFFSTEVVYSDIGNFNGTLSIFKNDFLDTFKMYPNPTNGNFVNIDNSSDANITIYNTLGKVVKLTTITSEKNSIDISDLSKGVYFIKLEVDKKSITKKLIRN, translated from the coding sequence ATGAAAAAAATATTACTCTTAACTTCTCTTTTCTTAACGTTTGTAGCTTCTGCTCAACAAGATTATTATAATGATGTAGATTTAACTGCAGAAGGTATCAACTTAAAAAACAATTTAGCAACAAAAACAATAAATGAACATACTAACTTTTTAAGTTACACTCCTGGTGTTTGGGAAGCACTTAAAGTTACTGATTTAAATCCTAGCAATACCTCAGAGGTTTTATTAGTCTATGGCTACTCAGCTTCTGGAAACACAGCACGTTCAAGAGGTAGAGATGAAAATGGTGGAGATCAAGGAGACTGGAATAGAGAGCACACCTACCCAAGATCTTTAGGAAACCCTAACTTAGGTAGTGTTGGTGCTGGTGCAGATGCACATCATTTAAGACCTTCGGATGTAAATTATAATGGACAACGTGGAAGTTTAAAATTTGCTGACGGTTCTGGAAATTCTGGAAATGTTTCTGGTGGATGGTATCCAGGTGATGAATGGAAAGGAGATATTGCAAGAATGATGATGTACATGTACATTCGTTACGATTCACAATGTTTGCCAAATGTTGTTGGTGTTGGCAGTTCTGCAAACACTCCAGATAATATGATTGATTTATTCCTAAAATGGAACGTAGAAGACCCTGTTTCTGATTTTGAAATACAAAGAAATACATATCACGATTCGAATGCAACTTACGCTCAAGGAAATAGAAATCCTTTTATAGATAATGCCTATTTAGCAACAAGAATTTGGGGTGGTGATGCTGCAATAGATTCTTGGGGTATTTACATCACAGCTGATGATGAAGCTCCAACAGTACCTACAAATGTTACTTTAAGTAATATTACAACAACAAGTATGGATGTTGCTTGGTCTGCTTCTTCAGATAATGAAGCAGTTACTAAATACGAAGTTTTTGTAAATGGTACTTTGAATGGAAATACAACAACCACAAATTATTCAATTACAAATTTAAATCCTAACACAACTTATAGCATTAGTGTTTTAGCAAAAGATATCGCGAATAATGCTTCAGCACAATCTACAGTTGTAAACGGAACAACATTAGCAGATTTAGAAGCACCTTCAATACCTACAAATATTACTATTAGCAACCAAACAGGTTCAAGTTTTAGAGTAAATTGGGAAGCTTCAACAGATAATTCTGGTGTAACTAGTTATGATATTTTTGTTGATGGTAGGCTTCATGGAACATCAACTAACACAAGCTATGATGTTACTGATTTAGCTGTTTCTACCACCTACAGCATAACTGTTTTAGCAAAAGATGCTGCCAACAATAGCTCTGCACAATCTAATCCTGTAAACGGAACAACTTCAGATGGAACTAGTGATGTTTCAGAATTATTTTTCTCCGAATATATTGAAGGAAATAGCTTTAATAAAGCGTTAGAAATTGTAAACTTAACAAGTAATGATATAAACTTAAATCCATATACTATAAAAAGACAATCTGGTGGCGTTTGGGAAGCTCCATTGCAATTATTAGGCACCATTTTTATAAATGATGTATATGTAATTATAAATTCTGATGCAACAAATGCAGATATACTTCGTGAACAGGATTTAGCAGTTGCAAACGTTACTCCAATGACTTTTAATGGAGATGACAGAATTGGTCTTTTTAAAAATGACGTACTAATAGATATCATAGGAGATTTAGATGGTACAGATACTTTTGCAGAAAACGTAACCTTAAGAAGAAATACAAATGTAAAAGGCCCTACAACAACTTTTAATGAACAAGCAGAATGGTCAGATTTTTTCTCTACAGAAGTGGTTTATAGTGATATTGGTAATTTTAATGGCACTTTAAGTATATTTAAGAATGATTTTTTAGATACTTTTAAAATGTATCCAAATCCGACCAATGGAAATTTTGTAAATATTGATAATTCATCAGACGCAAATATCACCATATATAATACTTTAGGAAAAGTTGTAAAATTAACGACGATAACTTCAGAAAAAAACAGCATTGATATTTCTGATTTATCAAAAGGAGTATATTTTATAAAGTTAGAAGTTGACAAAAAATCAATAACTAAAAAATTGATTAGAAATTAA
- the purL gene encoding phosphoribosylformylglycinamidine synthase: MIHFFGDLKSKIFAVQTTKKLAKTTIDKLTWLFANQPKIEELSIDANFVGPRAAMITPWSTNAVEITQNMGIKDIIRIEEFKAVSEDFTDFDPMISEMYKGLHQDSFDINIKPEAVLNIDDIAAYNNQEGLSLSDEEVEYLESVATKIGRKLTDSEVFGFSQVNSEHCRHKIFNGTFVIDGEEMPTSLFKLIKETSKQFPNDIVSAYKDNVAFIKGPKVEQFAPKTADKPDFYQTKEFESVISLKAETHNFPTTVEPFNGAATGSGGEIRDRLAGGKGSLPLAGTAVYMTSYSRLEQNRYWEHKFEARDWLYQTPMDILIKASNGASDFGNKFGQPLITGSVLTFEHEENSSVSDAPARKLGFDKVIMQAGGIGYGKADQALKDTPKKGDKIVILGGENYRIGMGGAAVSSADTGEFASGIELNAVQRSNPEMQKRAANAVRGMVESDENFLVSIHDHGAGGHLNCLSELVEDTGGKIDLDKLPVGDPTLSAKEIIGNESQERMGLVIAEKHLETLHKIANRERSPIYDVGEVTNDNRFTFESKSTGEKPMDLALEDMFGSSPKTIMTDKTVIRNYKNSRYKIKNLQVYLEQVLQLEAVACKDWLTNKVDRCVGGKVAKQQCVGPLQIPLNNVGVMALDYNGKEGVATSIGHSPISGLIDAAAGSRNAITESLTNMIWAPLKDNLDSVSLSANWMWPCKNEGEDARLYKAVKAVSEFSIALGINVPTGKDSLSMKQKYADGEVIAPGTVIISAAGNCNAISKVVEPVLHVDGGNIYYINISQDEFKLGGSSFHQVLNTIGNEAPDVKNAAFVKNTFNTIQNLIKDDKISAGHDVASGGLITTLLEMCFADVNLGANFDISALNEEDSIKVLFSENSGIVFQADASVETILSVNNIEFFNIGTANNSGKVNIKNNQESFSFEVAKMRDVWYKTSYLLDDKQTANDLAKNRFDNYKNQPLTYKFPENFTGKLPVISNAVEKSRPKAAILREKGSNSEREMANAMYLAGFDVKDVHMTDLISGRETLEDIQFIGAVGGFSNSDVLGSAKGWAGAFLYNAKANKALKNFFKRDDTLSVGICNGAQLWMELDLINPEHKVHGKLVHNDSKKHESSFTSVKIQENNSVMLSSLAGTELGVWISHGEGKFNLPEAEENYNVVAKYSYEGYPNNPNGSDFNTAMLCDKTGRHLVTMPHIERSTFQWNWANYPANRKDEVTPWLEAFVNAKNWIDAKNS; the protein is encoded by the coding sequence ATGATTCATTTTTTCGGAGATTTAAAAAGTAAAATATTTGCAGTTCAAACCACTAAGAAACTAGCAAAAACTACCATTGATAAATTAACTTGGTTATTTGCCAATCAACCAAAAATAGAAGAACTATCTATTGATGCCAATTTTGTTGGACCAAGAGCTGCAATGATTACTCCTTGGAGTACAAATGCTGTAGAAATTACACAAAACATGGGGATCAAAGACATCATTAGAATTGAAGAATTTAAAGCTGTCTCTGAAGATTTTACAGATTTTGACCCAATGATTTCTGAAATGTATAAAGGTTTGCATCAAGATTCATTTGATATCAACATAAAACCAGAAGCTGTTTTAAATATTGATGATATTGCTGCTTATAATAACCAAGAAGGGTTGTCTTTAAGTGATGAAGAGGTTGAGTATCTAGAAAGTGTAGCAACTAAAATTGGAAGAAAATTAACAGATTCTGAAGTTTTTGGATTTAGCCAAGTAAACTCAGAACACTGCAGACACAAAATATTTAATGGAACTTTTGTAATTGATGGCGAAGAAATGCCAACATCATTATTTAAGTTGATCAAAGAAACTTCAAAACAATTTCCAAACGATATCGTTTCTGCCTATAAAGATAATGTGGCTTTTATAAAAGGTCCAAAAGTGGAACAGTTTGCTCCAAAAACAGCAGACAAACCCGATTTTTATCAAACAAAAGAATTTGAATCTGTAATTTCTTTAAAAGCAGAAACACACAATTTTCCTACAACAGTTGAGCCTTTTAATGGAGCTGCAACTGGTTCTGGAGGAGAAATTAGAGACAGATTGGCTGGAGGAAAAGGTTCTTTACCTTTAGCAGGAACAGCTGTGTACATGACATCGTATTCAAGATTAGAACAAAATAGATATTGGGAACATAAATTTGAAGCAAGAGATTGGTTGTACCAAACTCCAATGGATATTTTGATAAAAGCCTCAAATGGAGCTTCCGATTTTGGAAACAAATTTGGACAACCTTTAATTACAGGTTCTGTTTTAACTTTTGAGCACGAAGAAAATTCTTCTGTAAGTGATGCTCCTGCAAGAAAATTAGGGTTCGATAAAGTAATTATGCAAGCTGGAGGAATTGGTTATGGAAAAGCAGATCAAGCTTTAAAAGATACTCCAAAAAAAGGCGATAAAATTGTAATTCTTGGTGGTGAAAACTACAGAATTGGAATGGGTGGAGCTGCAGTTTCATCTGCAGATACAGGAGAATTTGCGTCAGGAATTGAATTAAATGCTGTGCAAAGATCAAACCCAGAAATGCAAAAACGTGCTGCAAATGCAGTTCGTGGAATGGTAGAAAGTGATGAGAATTTTCTTGTTTCTATTCATGATCATGGAGCTGGAGGTCATTTAAATTGTTTATCAGAATTGGTAGAAGATACAGGTGGAAAAATCGATTTAGACAAATTACCAGTTGGTGACCCAACTTTATCTGCCAAAGAAATTATTGGAAATGAATCTCAAGAAAGAATGGGATTGGTAATTGCTGAAAAACATCTAGAAACATTACACAAAATTGCAAATAGAGAACGCTCTCCTATTTACGATGTTGGCGAAGTTACTAATGATAACAGATTTACTTTTGAATCAAAATCTACAGGAGAAAAACCTATGGATTTAGCTTTGGAAGATATGTTTGGTTCCTCCCCAAAAACAATAATGACAGATAAAACTGTCATCAGAAATTATAAAAATTCAAGATATAAAATAAAGAATTTACAAGTCTATTTAGAGCAAGTTTTACAGTTAGAAGCTGTTGCTTGTAAAGATTGGTTAACAAACAAAGTTGATAGATGTGTGGGTGGTAAAGTTGCCAAACAACAATGTGTTGGACCATTGCAAATTCCATTGAATAATGTTGGAGTAATGGCTTTAGATTACAATGGTAAAGAAGGCGTTGCAACTTCAATTGGGCACTCCCCTATTTCTGGTTTAATTGATGCAGCTGCTGGAAGTAGAAATGCCATTACAGAATCTTTAACCAACATGATTTGGGCACCTTTAAAAGATAATTTAGATTCAGTTTCATTATCTGCAAATTGGATGTGGCCTTGTAAAAATGAAGGTGAAGACGCTCGTTTATACAAAGCTGTAAAAGCAGTTTCAGAATTTTCGATTGCTTTAGGAATTAATGTTCCAACTGGTAAAGATTCTTTATCAATGAAACAAAAATATGCAGATGGTGAAGTTATTGCTCCAGGAACTGTTATTATTTCTGCTGCAGGAAACTGTAACGCAATTAGTAAAGTTGTTGAGCCGGTTTTACACGTTGATGGAGGCAATATCTATTATATTAATATTTCTCAAGACGAATTTAAATTAGGAGGAAGTTCTTTCCATCAAGTTTTAAATACGATTGGTAATGAAGCTCCAGATGTTAAAAACGCTGCTTTTGTAAAGAACACATTTAATACAATTCAGAATTTAATTAAAGATGATAAAATTTCTGCTGGGCATGATGTAGCTTCTGGTGGTTTGATTACAACTCTTTTAGAAATGTGTTTTGCTGATGTAAATTTAGGAGCTAATTTTGATATTTCAGCTTTAAACGAAGAAGATTCAATTAAAGTTTTATTCTCAGAAAATTCAGGAATTGTTTTTCAAGCGGATGCTTCTGTAGAAACAATTTTATCAGTAAATAATATTGAATTTTTCAATATTGGAACTGCTAATAATTCAGGAAAAGTAAATATCAAAAATAACCAAGAAAGTTTTTCTTTTGAGGTTGCTAAAATGAGAGATGTTTGGTACAAAACTTCTTATTTATTAGATGATAAGCAAACTGCAAACGATTTGGCTAAAAACAGGTTTGATAATTATAAAAATCAACCTTTAACCTATAAATTTCCAGAAAATTTTACAGGAAAACTTCCTGTCATTTCGAACGCAGTCGAGAAATCTCGTCCAAAGGCAGCCATTCTTAGAGAAAAAGGTTCTAACTCAGAACGTGAAATGGCAAATGCAATGTATTTAGCTGGTTTTGATGTAAAAGATGTGCACATGACCGATTTAATTTCTGGGCGTGAAACATTAGAAGATATTCAATTTATTGGTGCTGTTGGTGGTTTTTCTAATTCTGATGTTTTAGGTTCTGCAAAAGGTTGGGCAGGTGCATTTCTATACAATGCAAAAGCCAATAAAGCCTTAAAAAACTTCTTTAAAAGAGACGATACTTTATCTGTTGGTATTTGTAATGGAGCGCAATTATGGATGGAATTAGATTTGATAAATCCAGAACACAAAGTTCATGGGAAATTAGTTCATAATGATTCTAAAAAACACGAAAGTTCTTTTACTTCTGTAAAAATTCAAGAAAATAATTCTGTAATGTTATCTAGTTTAGCTGGAACTGAATTAGGGGTTTGGATTAGTCATGGAGAAGGAAAATTCAATTTACCAGAAGCTGAAGAAAACTATAATGTTGTTGCAAAATATAGTTATGAAGGTTATCCAAATAACCCAAATGGCTCTGATTTTAACACAGCAATGCTGTGTGATAAAACTGGTAGACATTTAGTGACTATGCCACATATAGAGCGTTCTACTTTTCAATGGAATTGGGCAAATTATCCTGCAAACAGAAAAGACGAAGTTACACCTTGGTTAGAAGCTTTTGTAAATGCAAAAAATTGGATTGATGCTAAGAATTCTTAA
- a CDS encoding AraC family transcriptional regulator — MEFNYIATQDKNGFVKNLFKLSFVNDDTPFSTIIIPVGFTSFAYLFNDGQTSFLGDKEIKLKGLIITGQCYGAYNYFVNKSGLTYGIELHPTALYKIFNTDISKFTNKHTPLKEINKDLDCSFSKIFLKTKNDEKAFASKITSFLDNINPFIDSDVIQIDKAIDYIFEKQGMLQISDLLNLVPFSQKSLETKFKKIIGLTPGKYIRMIRFSELMRKYESKKIDMNDLIVMYNYYDKSHFFKDFKLFLSQNPRNYFKMEYPLLKKYLK, encoded by the coding sequence ATGGAATTCAACTACATTGCTACACAAGATAAAAATGGATTCGTAAAAAATTTATTTAAACTTTCATTTGTAAATGATGATACTCCTTTTAGTACTATAATAATACCTGTTGGTTTTACGTCTTTTGCCTATTTGTTTAACGATGGGCAAACTTCCTTTTTAGGTGATAAAGAAATAAAACTAAAAGGACTTATAATAACTGGACAATGTTATGGAGCTTATAATTATTTTGTAAACAAGAGTGGTTTAACCTATGGTATAGAACTGCATCCTACAGCACTTTATAAAATTTTTAATACTGATATTTCAAAATTCACAAACAAACACACACCTTTAAAAGAAATTAATAAAGATCTAGATTGTTCTTTCTCTAAAATATTTTTGAAAACTAAGAATGATGAAAAAGCTTTCGCCAGTAAAATTACAAGTTTTTTAGATAACATAAATCCTTTTATAGATAGTGATGTTATCCAAATTGATAAAGCAATCGATTATATTTTTGAAAAACAAGGGATGCTTCAAATTAGCGATTTGTTAAACTTAGTACCTTTTAGTCAAAAATCATTAGAAACAAAATTTAAAAAAATAATAGGGTTAACTCCAGGTAAATATATAAGAATGATTCGTTTTTCTGAATTAATGAGAAAGTATGAAAGTAAAAAAATAGATATGAATGATTTAATTGTTATGTATAATTATTATGATAAGTCTCATTTTTTTAAAGATTTTAAACTATTCTTGAGCCAAAACCCAAGAAATTACTTTAAAATGGAGTATCCTTTGCTAAAAAAATATTTAAAATAA